From Parus major isolate Abel chromosome 1A, Parus_major1.1, whole genome shotgun sequence, the proteins below share one genomic window:
- the FBXO7 gene encoding F-box only protein 7 isoform X2 — protein sequence MLAEGSDTTFSITLNRKDALTEDQKTLASYGIVSGDLICLLLEEPDGQPSLPPPPPPPSAPPSLQNGHEPSTLTPNTSQANSPKEKGQNEQSNNERAQVEVQESDERAGSSLEFSSGLVSEDADLEEGTGSYPSEPMLCSEAADGEIPHSLEVLYLSAECTSATDALIVLVHLLMMETGYVPQGIEAKAVSMPEKWRGNGVYKLQYTHPLCGEGSAGLTCVPLGDLIAINATLKINEEIKSVKRIQLLPSSFICFQDPEKVAGVYKDLQKLSRLFKDQLVYSLLAAARQALNLPDVFGLVVLPLELKLRIFRLLDVRSLISLSAVCRDLYTASNDQLLWRFMYLRDFRDPIVRPRDTDWKELYKKKLKQKKEALRWRHMMLLPPIPHPIPFHPNPFYPNPFPPNPFPSNPIYPPMIIGGEYDERPALPYVGDPINSLIPGQGEAPGQFPPFRPHFDPIGSLPGANPTLPGRGGPSDRFPPRPSRGRPMDIRRAFI from the exons ATGTTGGCTGAAGG TTCTGATACCACGTTTTCAATAACATTGAACAGAAAAGATGCTCTGACAGAGGATCAGAAGACCTTGGCTTCATATGGCATTGTTTCTGGAGATTTGATATGCTTGTTACTAGAAGAGCCAGATGGACAACCCAGCctacctcctcctcctcctcctccttctgctccACCCTCGCTTCAGAATGGTCATGAGCCGTCCACCTTGACCCCCAACACAAGTCAGGCCAACAGTCCAAAAGAAAAAGGGCAGAATGAGCAATCTAACAATGAGAGGGCTCAGGTGGAAGTTCAAGAGAGTGATGAGAGG GCAGGATCCAGTCTagaattttcttctggattAGTCTCAGAGGATGCTGACCTGGAAGAAGGTACAGGTTCCTATCCCTCCGAACCCATGCTGTGCAGTGAAGCTGCTGATGGTGAAATACCCCATTCATTAGAGGTGCTCTACCTTTCTGCTGAGTGTACCAGTGCCACAGATGCCTTGATCGTTCTGGTTCATCTTCTCATGATGGAGACAGGCTATGTACCTCAG GGGATAGAAGCCAAGGCAGTCTCTATGCCAGAGAAATGGAGAGGGAATGGTGTTTATAAGCTACAGTACACACATCCCCTTTGTGGAGAAGGTTCTGCTGGTTTGACCTGTGTGCCTCTGGGAGATCTTATTGCTATTAACG CAACATTAAAAATCAATGAAGAGATTAAAAGTGTTAAGAGAATCCAGCTATTGCCATCATCCTTTATTTGCTTTCAGGACCCAG AGAAAGTTGCAGGTGTTTACAAAGACCTTCAGAAATTATCCCGTCTCTTTAAAGACCAGCTGGTTTACTCTCTCCTAGCTGCTGCCCGACAAG CTTTGAACTTGCCAGATGTGTTTGGCTTAGTGGTCCTTCCTCTTGAGCTCAAGCTTCGGATTTTCAGACTTCTGGATGTCCGTTccctcatctctctctctgccGTTTGCCGTGATCTCTACACAGCTTCCAATGACCAGCTTCTCTGGAGGTTTATGTATCTGCGGGACTTCCGAG ATCCTATTGTAAGGCCTCGTGACACAGACTGGAAAGAA ctatacaagaaaaaattaaaacagaagaagGAGGCCCTGAGATGGAGACACATGATGCTTCTGCCCCCTATACCTCATCCAATCCCCTTTCATCCCAACCCGTTCTATCCTAATCCCTTTCCACCCAACCCATTCCCATCAAATCCAATCTATCCTCCAATGATCATTGGGGGAGAATATGATGAGAGACCAGCACTTCCATATGTTGGAGACCCAATTAACTCACTCATTCCTGGCCAGGGAGAAGCACCAGGTCAGTTTCCTCCATTCAGACCACATTTTGACCCAATTGGCTCCCTGCCTGGAGCAAACCCTACGCTTCCAGGACGAGGTGGTCCCAGTGACAGGTTTCCACCTCGACCCAGCCGGGGCCGCCCCATGGACATTCGCCGTGCATTCATTTga
- the FBXO7 gene encoding F-box only protein 7 isoform X1, whose product MKLRVRLQKRTAALEVPGAEPTLGELRAQLRLALLPAWGYSSDTTFSITLNRKDALTEDQKTLASYGIVSGDLICLLLEEPDGQPSLPPPPPPPSAPPSLQNGHEPSTLTPNTSQANSPKEKGQNEQSNNERAQVEVQESDERAGSSLEFSSGLVSEDADLEEGTGSYPSEPMLCSEAADGEIPHSLEVLYLSAECTSATDALIVLVHLLMMETGYVPQGIEAKAVSMPEKWRGNGVYKLQYTHPLCGEGSAGLTCVPLGDLIAINATLKINEEIKSVKRIQLLPSSFICFQDPEKVAGVYKDLQKLSRLFKDQLVYSLLAAARQALNLPDVFGLVVLPLELKLRIFRLLDVRSLISLSAVCRDLYTASNDQLLWRFMYLRDFRDPIVRPRDTDWKELYKKKLKQKKEALRWRHMMLLPPIPHPIPFHPNPFYPNPFPPNPFPSNPIYPPMIIGGEYDERPALPYVGDPINSLIPGQGEAPGQFPPFRPHFDPIGSLPGANPTLPGRGGPSDRFPPRPSRGRPMDIRRAFI is encoded by the exons ATGAAGCTCCGCGTACGGCTGCAGAAGCGAACGGCGGCCCTGGAGGTGCCGGGGGCGGAGCCAACGCTGGGGGAGCTGCGCGCGCAGCTCCGCTTGGCCCTGCTGCCCGCCTGGGGGTACAG TTCTGATACCACGTTTTCAATAACATTGAACAGAAAAGATGCTCTGACAGAGGATCAGAAGACCTTGGCTTCATATGGCATTGTTTCTGGAGATTTGATATGCTTGTTACTAGAAGAGCCAGATGGACAACCCAGCctacctcctcctcctcctcctccttctgctccACCCTCGCTTCAGAATGGTCATGAGCCGTCCACCTTGACCCCCAACACAAGTCAGGCCAACAGTCCAAAAGAAAAAGGGCAGAATGAGCAATCTAACAATGAGAGGGCTCAGGTGGAAGTTCAAGAGAGTGATGAGAGG GCAGGATCCAGTCTagaattttcttctggattAGTCTCAGAGGATGCTGACCTGGAAGAAGGTACAGGTTCCTATCCCTCCGAACCCATGCTGTGCAGTGAAGCTGCTGATGGTGAAATACCCCATTCATTAGAGGTGCTCTACCTTTCTGCTGAGTGTACCAGTGCCACAGATGCCTTGATCGTTCTGGTTCATCTTCTCATGATGGAGACAGGCTATGTACCTCAG GGGATAGAAGCCAAGGCAGTCTCTATGCCAGAGAAATGGAGAGGGAATGGTGTTTATAAGCTACAGTACACACATCCCCTTTGTGGAGAAGGTTCTGCTGGTTTGACCTGTGTGCCTCTGGGAGATCTTATTGCTATTAACG CAACATTAAAAATCAATGAAGAGATTAAAAGTGTTAAGAGAATCCAGCTATTGCCATCATCCTTTATTTGCTTTCAGGACCCAG AGAAAGTTGCAGGTGTTTACAAAGACCTTCAGAAATTATCCCGTCTCTTTAAAGACCAGCTGGTTTACTCTCTCCTAGCTGCTGCCCGACAAG CTTTGAACTTGCCAGATGTGTTTGGCTTAGTGGTCCTTCCTCTTGAGCTCAAGCTTCGGATTTTCAGACTTCTGGATGTCCGTTccctcatctctctctctgccGTTTGCCGTGATCTCTACACAGCTTCCAATGACCAGCTTCTCTGGAGGTTTATGTATCTGCGGGACTTCCGAG ATCCTATTGTAAGGCCTCGTGACACAGACTGGAAAGAA ctatacaagaaaaaattaaaacagaagaagGAGGCCCTGAGATGGAGACACATGATGCTTCTGCCCCCTATACCTCATCCAATCCCCTTTCATCCCAACCCGTTCTATCCTAATCCCTTTCCACCCAACCCATTCCCATCAAATCCAATCTATCCTCCAATGATCATTGGGGGAGAATATGATGAGAGACCAGCACTTCCATATGTTGGAGACCCAATTAACTCACTCATTCCTGGCCAGGGAGAAGCACCAGGTCAGTTTCCTCCATTCAGACCACATTTTGACCCAATTGGCTCCCTGCCTGGAGCAAACCCTACGCTTCCAGGACGAGGTGGTCCCAGTGACAGGTTTCCACCTCGACCCAGCCGGGGCCGCCCCATGGACATTCGCCGTGCATTCATTTga
- the LOC107204358 gene encoding LOW QUALITY PROTEIN: BPI fold-containing family C protein-like (The sequence of the model RefSeq protein was modified relative to this genomic sequence to represent the inferred CDS: inserted 1 base in 1 codon; substituted 2 bases at 2 genomic stop codons) — protein sequence MEICDKGEMMLKTWYFFQLCCLSLRLEANSGLKVRITQKGLNYGRRIGMELLKPAVLKETFPSRSRQENFSVVKVNYVISRLGITAVDFPETSASFIPGTSIYLSVAQASATISADWRIHPGLLXVFKDRGEIAVSISGLFMAVFLEVSEDSTGHLSMLLHSCQLSTDSVKVKFQSIVRKPRCPFPFLQLDKNLCLNIKYKIQLMDALLRKHEVLSQIDAFAQVDYSLLSPPEVLKSHINLDLKDTVYPVGDHIDPPFVPAPFALPKQGDSMIYLGVSNYLLKSASLADYRAGXFNITISQELNSTFHLNTSLSRRFISEIAQSCAAVDPVLLRLMATSPPEVSLNADRCVLQITSCVEVFAVLPNSTTQYIIAGNLTASTRANLSISKQKLIISLLLKRFQFSLLHPSLCFPDQKSLLGNFLSXASQRIVIPVINDKLGKGFPLLSLAHTSLTGPVIKINQVRS from the exons ATGG AGATCTGTGACAAAGGTGAGATGATGCTAAAGACATggtattttttccagctgtgttgcCTGTCCTTGAGGCTTGAGGCTAATTCTGGTCTTAAAGTGAGGATTACTCAGAAGGGGCTGAACTATG GGAGGAGGATTGGGATGGAGCTCCTGAAACCAGCAGTATTGAAAGAGACTTTCCCAAGCAGGAGTAGGCAGGAGAATTTCTCAGTTGTTAAGGTCAACTATGTCATTTCAAG GCTCGGAATTACTGCTGTAGATTTCCCAGAAACTTCTGCTTCCTTTATTCCAGGCACTAGCATTTATCTGTCAGTGGCACAGGCTTCTGCTACAATCAGTGCAGACTGGAGAATACACCCAGGGCTACTTTAAGTATT tAAAGACAGAGGAGAAATTGCTGTGTCCATCTCAGGACTGTTCATGGCAGTTTTCTTGGAAGTGTCAGAGGATAGCACAGGCCACTTGTCCATGTTGCTACACAGTTGCCAGCTGAGCACTGATAGTGTAAAAGTCAA gTTTCAATCCATAGTAAGAAAGCCACGGTgtccatttcctttcctccagctgGATAAAAAT CTATGCCTAAATATCAAATACAAAATCCAATTGATGGATGCACTGCTTAGAAAGCATGAGG TTTTAAGTCAGATTGATGCCTTTGCACAAGTAGACTATTCCCTACTTAGCCCTCCAGAAGTCCTCAAATCACACATTAACTTGGATTTGAag GACACAGTCTATCCAGTAGGAGATCACATAGACCCTCCCTTTGTGCCAGCTCCATTTGCTCTCCCAAAGCAGGGTGATTCCATGATATATCTGGGAGTCTCCAATTATCTTCTTAAATCTGCTTCACTGGCTGACTACAGAGCAG CCTTTAACATCACTATCTCCCAAGAG CTTAATAGTACTTTTCATCTAAACACTTCCCTATCCAGACGTTTTATTTCTGAG ATTGCTCAGAGTTGCGCAGCAGTGGacccagtgctgctgaggctgaTGGCTACATCACCTCCTGAAGTCAGTTTAAATGCAGACAGATGTGTCCTACAGATCACCAGCTGTGTAGAAGTGTTTGCTGTTCTGCCAAATTCAACCACCCAGTACATCATTGCAGGGAATCTA acAGCCAGTACCAGAGCCAATTTGAGTATAAGCAAACAGAAGTTGATTATCTCATTACTTCTGAAGAG gttcCAGTTCTCCCTGCTGCACCCCAGTCTTTGCTTCCCTGAT CAGAAGTCACTGTTGGGAAATTTTCTGTCTTAAGCTTCACAGAGAATAGTGATTCCAGTAATCAATG ATAAACTAGGAAAAGGATTTCCTCTTCTTAGTTTGGCCCACACTAGCCTGACTGGAcctgtaataaaaattaatcaggTGAGAAGCTGA